The proteins below are encoded in one region of Pelagicoccus sp. SDUM812003:
- a CDS encoding ATP-binding protein codes for MEISVPLILSPEEESLVDMHSVLNVLNVVNFEILEIGVLLDASDEADLLMDEVADAAEMLKNPTQSKLLVAGIEGFVGRLEAALDAIELQRGQHGIAQVKARRENLRNIFRVIQVRAGEIQSRFEAKRAWVEHDISDLKSRFDQFLQAVEKNSHGGYRIVRNLADKHDRDYLINFELTSEEGESLWMPIVFQDVMRDILANARKYTRPGGKINGGLHFGGGSLRYVVEDTGIGISPDEIEDVIRFGYRGANVSSRPTRGGGFGLTKAYWVTRQHNGRMWIDSSPDGTRVEIKLPVPVEVNGAGGGSKETVSVTSSRKAEKPSG; via the coding sequence ATGGAGATTTCAGTCCCTTTGATCTTATCGCCTGAAGAGGAGTCGCTGGTCGACATGCACAGCGTTCTCAATGTGTTGAACGTAGTGAATTTCGAGATACTCGAAATCGGCGTATTGCTCGACGCTTCGGACGAGGCTGATCTCCTCATGGACGAGGTGGCTGACGCGGCCGAGATGCTCAAGAATCCCACTCAGTCGAAATTGCTTGTGGCGGGAATAGAGGGATTCGTTGGCAGGCTGGAGGCGGCCCTTGATGCGATCGAGTTGCAGCGCGGGCAGCACGGGATCGCGCAGGTCAAAGCGCGCCGCGAAAACCTCAGGAACATTTTTCGGGTTATCCAGGTTCGAGCCGGAGAGATCCAATCCCGTTTCGAAGCCAAGCGGGCCTGGGTGGAGCACGATATCTCCGATCTTAAGTCTCGGTTCGACCAGTTTCTGCAAGCGGTGGAAAAGAATAGCCATGGCGGCTATCGCATCGTCCGCAATCTGGCAGACAAGCACGACCGCGATTACCTAATAAACTTCGAGCTCACGTCTGAAGAGGGCGAGTCGCTCTGGATGCCGATTGTGTTCCAGGATGTGATGCGCGACATTTTAGCCAACGCTCGAAAATACACGCGACCAGGAGGCAAGATAAACGGTGGACTGCACTTCGGTGGTGGAAGCTTGCGCTACGTGGTGGAGGACACCGGAATTGGCATCTCGCCGGATGAGATCGAAGATGTGATTCGCTTCGGATACCGCGGCGCAAACGTTTCAAGCAGGCCAACGCGAGGAGGCGGCTTCGGATTGACCAAGGCCTACTGGGTGACGCGTCAGCACAACGGGCGCATGTGGATCGATTCCAGTCCGGATGGCACTCGCGTGGAGATCAAGCTTCCCGTGCCTGTAGAGGTGAATGGGGCAGGAGGCGGCTCCAAGGAGACCGTTTCCGTCACTTCATCGAGGAAGGCGGAAAAGCCCTCCGGGTAG